The Erythrolamprus reginae isolate rEryReg1 chromosome 5, rEryReg1.hap1, whole genome shotgun sequence genome window below encodes:
- the ARMC8 gene encoding armadillo repeat-containing protein 8 isoform X3 translates to MKNAVIGNNKQKANLIVLGAVPRLLYLLQQENSSTELKTECAVVLGSLAMGTENNVKSLLDCHIIPVLLQGLLSPDLKFIEACLRCLRTIFTSPVTPEELLYSDATVIPHLMALLSRSRYTQEYICQIFSHCCKLRHWHSCGFKSSPQPLLCANGPDHQTVLFNHGAVQNIAHLLTSVSYKVRMQALKCFAVLAFENPQISMTLVNVLVNGELLPQIFVKMLQRDKPIEMQLTSAKCLTYMCRAGAIRTDDICIVLKLDHDLKHAHELRQAAFKLYAALGANDEDIRKKIIETENMMDRIVNGLSESSIKVRLAAVRCLHSLSRSVQQLRTSFQDHAVWKPLMKVLQNAPDEILVVASSTLCNLLLEFSPSKEPILESGAIELLCSLTQSDNLALRVNGVWALMNMAFQAEQKIKADILRGLSTEQLFQLLSDSDVIVLMKTLGLLRNLLSTRPHIDQIITTHGKQIMQAVTLILEGEHNVEVKEQTLCILANIADGTTAKELIMTNDDILQKIKYYMSHSNAKLQLAAMFCVSNLIWNEEEGSQDRQDKLRDIGIVDILHKLSQSSDLNLCERAKTALQQYLA, encoded by the exons GTTGCTATACTTGCTTCAGCAAGAAAACTCCAGCACTGAGCTAAAAACCGAATGTGCAGTGGTTCTAGGAAGCCTTGCAATGGGTACAGAAAATAATGTTAAATCTCTACTGGACTGCCATATCATACCGGTCTTATTACAAG GGTTACTGTCACCAGATCTTAAATTCATTGAAGCCTGCCTCAGGTGTCTTCGTACTATTTTCACCAGCCCTGTCACTCCTGAAGAATTATTGTATTCA GATGCTACAGTTATTCCTCACCTCATGGCACTGCTTAGTAGGTCTCGATATACTCAAGAATATATATGTCAGATCTTCTCACATTGCTGCAAA CTCCGACACTGGCATAGCTGCGGCTTTAAATCCTCACCTCAGCCACTTCTGTGTGCCAAT GGTCCAGACCATCAGACAGTGCTGTTTAATCATGGAGCAGTGCAGAATATTGCTCATCTGTTAACCTCTGTATCTTATAAA GTTCGAATGCAAGCACTGAAATGTTTTGCAGTTCTAGCCTTTGAAAACCCCCAGATATCAATGACTCTTGTAAATG TGTTGGTCAATGGAGAATTATTACCACAGATATTTGTGAAAATGTTACAAAGAGACAAGCCCATTGAAATGCAACTCACATCAGCCAAATG CCTTACATACATGTGCAGAGCTGGTGCAATCCGTACAGATGATATCTGCATTGTGTTAAAG CTTGACCATGACTTAAAACATGCTCACGAATTGCGCCAGGCTGCTTTCAAGCTCTATGCTGCCCTTGGAGCAAATGATGAAGATATTCGAAAGAAG ATAATTGAAACTGAAAATATGATGGATCGGATTGTAAATGGATTATCTGAGTCTAGCATCAAAGTGCGCTTAGCTGCAGTCAG ATGTTTGCACAGTTTGTCAAGATCTGTACAGCAACTACGAACAAGTTTCCAAGATCATGCTGTATGGAAACCCTTAATGAAG gTATTACAGAATGCTCCAGATGAAATTTTAGTGGTAGCATCTTCTACTCTATGCAATCTTCTTTTAGAATTTTCTCCAAGCAAAGAG CCTATCTTAGAATCAGGAGCCATAGAACTACTCTGTAGTTTAACTCAGAGTGATAATCTTGCCTTGCGAGTGAATGGAGTTTGGGCTTTAATG AATATGGCATTTCAAGCAGAACAGAAGATCAAAGCAGACATTTTGCGAGGCTTGAGTACAGAGCAGTTATTCCAGTTACTCTCTGATTCTGATGTAATTGTACTAATGAAGACTTTGGGATTACTTCGGAACCTTTTGTCTACTCGCCct CATATAGATCAGATAATAACTACTCATGGGAAACAGATCATGCAAGCAGTAACTCTCATCCTCGAAGGCGAACACAACGTGGAAGTCAAAGAACAG ACATTATGTATACTTGCCAACATAGCAGATGGAACGACAGCTAAAGAATTAATCATGACAAATGATGATATCTTACAAAAAATTAAGTATTACATG agCCACTCAAACGCTAAACTTCAACTGGCTGCCATGTTTTGTGTATCTAATCTTATATGGAATGAAGAAGAAG GTTCCCAAGATCGTCAGGACAAACTCAGAGATATTGGAATAGTAGATATTCTACATAAACTGAGTCAGTCGTCAGATCTAAATCTTTGTGAAAG